In the Fusarium oxysporum f. sp. lycopersici 4287 chromosome 9, whole genome shotgun sequence genome, one interval contains:
- a CDS encoding hypothetical protein (At least one base has a quality score < 10), with protein sequence MVLWMSKALIRSCRVCLLPIEHVPGPQTAHSGRKERRPTGKSPPELFLDSHIFWALAPFHWKRQEHMKMAVRLSLFVFPTRIQKPPSQSLQSHSDFSTTAATEEKTMLQAGTFIRGQFETSRMLSTAFCTSNRVSVATRPRE encoded by the exons ATGGTGTTGTGGATGTCGAAAGCACTAATCCGTAGCTGCCGTGTCTGTCTCTTGCCAATTGAGCATGTTCCTGGACCACAGACTGCTCATTCAGGCCGGAAAGAACGGAGACCTACAGGTAAGTCCCCGCCTGAGCTCTTTCTCGATTCACACATTTTCTGGGCTCTGGCTCCATTCCATTGGAAAAGGCAAGAGCACATGAAGATGGCTGTTCGCTTGTCATTATTCGTATTCCCCACTCGCATCCAGAAGCCaccatctcaatctcttcaatCTCACTCAGACTTCTCCACTACTGCCGCTACTGAAGAGAAAACAATGCTACAAGCAGGTACATTCATCCGCGGTCAATTCGAAACAAGCCGCATGCTTAGCACTGCATTCTGCACCTCTAACCGCGTCTCTGTGGCTACGCG TCCGCGGGAGTAA